Proteins encoded together in one Planctopirus ephydatiae window:
- the ald gene encoding alanine dehydrogenase: protein MRVGVPKEVKVDEYRVAMLPVGVEELKRGGHTVLVEAGAGVGSGISDEEYAEAGAQIVASAKEVWDQADLIVKVKEPQAAEFPLMRSGQAIFTYFHFAASESLTRNVIESGVTAIAYETLRGPQGDLPLLTPMSEIAGRMSIQEGAKYLERPQLGRGILLAGVPGVAPAHIAILGGGVVGKNAARIAAGFQADVVILDINVDRLRYLEDIMPPNVNTLFSDRHNIRQQLKLADLVIGAVLVEGARAPNLVSREDLKYMKHGAVIIDVAVDQGGCVETTRPTTHSDPTYVVDGIVHYCVTNMPGAVGRTSTYALCNVTLPYILKIAKEGVLPACKGHAGLNRAVNIHAGQVTNAAVAKTFHLPLTEL, encoded by the coding sequence ATGCGGGTGGGTGTTCCCAAAGAAGTGAAGGTTGATGAGTATCGCGTGGCCATGCTCCCCGTAGGTGTTGAGGAATTGAAGCGTGGTGGACACACCGTGCTGGTGGAAGCAGGAGCGGGAGTCGGCAGTGGGATTTCAGACGAAGAGTATGCCGAGGCTGGCGCCCAGATTGTGGCAAGTGCGAAAGAAGTCTGGGATCAGGCGGATCTGATCGTCAAAGTCAAAGAGCCACAGGCGGCTGAGTTCCCCCTGATGCGATCTGGCCAGGCGATCTTCACTTACTTTCACTTTGCCGCCAGTGAATCGTTGACGCGAAATGTGATCGAAAGTGGAGTGACGGCGATAGCGTATGAAACTCTACGCGGGCCGCAGGGCGATTTACCACTGTTGACTCCCATGAGTGAAATCGCTGGCCGTATGAGTATTCAGGAGGGAGCCAAGTATCTCGAACGGCCACAACTTGGCCGCGGGATTTTACTGGCAGGAGTGCCGGGTGTGGCACCAGCTCATATTGCCATTCTGGGCGGTGGTGTGGTCGGGAAGAATGCGGCTCGAATTGCTGCAGGCTTTCAGGCCGACGTGGTCATTCTCGACATCAACGTCGATCGGCTGCGCTACCTTGAGGACATCATGCCTCCCAATGTGAATACGCTCTTCAGTGACCGACATAATATCCGGCAGCAGCTCAAGCTGGCTGATCTGGTGATTGGAGCTGTGCTGGTGGAAGGTGCCCGAGCACCCAATCTGGTCTCTCGCGAAGACCTGAAGTACATGAAGCACGGAGCAGTGATTATCGACGTGGCTGTCGATCAGGGGGGATGCGTGGAAACGACTCGACCAACGACACATTCCGACCCGACATATGTCGTCGATGGGATTGTGCATTACTGTGTTACGAATATGCCGGGTGCGGTGGGCCGTACGAGTACCTATGCTCTGTGCAACGTGACGCTTCCTTACATCCTCAAGATTGCGAAAGAGGGCGTGTTGCCGGCCTGCAAAGGCCATGCAGGGTTAAACCGGGCGGTCAACATTCATGCGGGCCAGGTGACGAATGCCGCCGTCGCCAAGACGTTCCACCTGCCACTGACCGAACTGTAA